CGTCAGCTCGTGTCGTGAGATGTTGGGTTAAGTCCCGCAACGAGCGCAACCCTTGCCCTATGTTGCCAGCGGATAATGCCGGGGACTCATGGGGGACTGCCGGTGATAAACCGGAGGAAGGTGGGGATGACGTCAAGTCATCATGGCCCTTATGTCCAGGGCGACACACGTGCTACAATGGCCGACACAAAGGGCAGCAATACCGCGAGGTGGAGCGAATCCCAAAAAGTCGGTCCAAGTTCGGATTGGAGTCTGCAACCCGACTCCATGAAGCCGGAATCGCTAGTAATCGTAGGTCAGCCATACTACGGTGAATACGTTCCCGGGCCTTGTACACACCGCCCGTCAAGCGATGGAAGCTGGGGGTACCCGAAGCCGGTGGCCTAACCTTCGGGAGGGAGCCGTCGAAGGTAAACTCAGTGACTGGCGCTAAGTCGTAACAAGGTAGCCGTAGGGGAACCTGCGGCTGGATCACCTCCTTTCTAGGGAGATGTCCTTTCGATGAGAAAGGCACACCTGGACCTCCTGCAAGTCACTCACCTTCTTGTTCAACCTTCCGGCGCCAGCGCCGGCCTGCTCCAACCTGTGGTCCGTCCATGACGTTCAGGGCCGGTTTCGTCGCCATCGTCGGACTTCCGAATGTCGGAAAGTCCACGCTGCTCAACACCTTCCTGGGCGAGCGCCTCGCGGCCGTGACGCCGAGGGCCCAGACGACGCAGCGACGGCTGCTCGGGATCCATTCGGACGAAGCCTCCCAGGCCGTGTTCATCGACACGCCCGGCCTCCTCGAGCCTCGCTACACGCTGCATCGATCGATGAGGGAAGAGGCTCTCTCGGCGCTGGAAGACGCGGACCTCGTGCTCGCCGTGGCGGACGCGGGGTTCGAACCCAGCCTCGACTGGGCCGGCGAGTTCGCGCACTCGGTCCGTGTACCGAAGATCCTCTGCCTCAACAAGATCGACCGGGTGGAGATATCCGGTCGAGAGGCGCTTTGGGCCCGATTCGCAGGCGGCGGCTGGGACGGCGTATACGGGACGTTCGCGACGAAGGGCGAGGGGGTTCCCGAGTTGCTCGAAGCCCTGTCTGCGCGACTTCCGGAGTCGCCGCCGCTGTACCCCGTGGATGAACTGTCGGACGCGCCGGTCCGGCACTTCGTCGCCGAGATGATCCGGGAGACGTGCCTCGAGGAGCTGGCGGACGAGGTCCCCTACGCAGTGGCCATCCGGATCGAGGAGTTCCGGGTTCGGAAGGGAGGCAGGCCCACGTACATCGAGGCCCTGATCCACGTGGAGAAGGAATCCCAGAAGGGAATCGTCGTGGGAGCGGGCGGAAGGACCATCCGGAAGCTCGGAAGCCGCTCTCGCCGGAAGATCGAACGCTTCCTGGGCGGGCAGATCTACCTGCGGCTTCGCGTCAAGGTCCTCCCGAACTGGCGGAAGAAGACGCACCACCTTAGGGTGCTCGGATTCCGGGTTCCCGCGCGGGAGAGCTGATGCCCCTCGACGACCGACTGCTTGAGATCCTCGTCTGCCCGAAGTGCAAGGCGGAGCTGGAGTACCGCGTGGGGGAGGTAGAGGAAGCCCTGCTCTGTCACGCTTGCGGCCTGAAGTTCGAAGTCGACGAGGGGATCCCGATCATGCTCATCGACGAGGCGAAACCTCTCTGACCCGCGGCGGACGACCGCCGGGCCGCGGAGGGTCGCGGGGCCGGGGACGATCCCGGGGTCGCGGACGATCCCGGAGCCGACCCCGAGGTCGCCGGCCAATCAGCGGGCGGCTGCAACGGATCGAGAGCGGCGCGGCCTTCGTCATCCCCGACGAGGGCGATGAAGACATCTTCGTCCGCGCCCGCGATCTCGGCTCGGCCGTGGACGGCGACCGCGTCACCGTGCGGATCGACGACCGCGGGCGGCGCGGACCCAGGGGAATCGTCATCGAGATCCTCGAGCGGGCCCACTCTCGCGTCGTCGGCGTCTTCCACGGCGAGCGCGGGCACGGCTGGCTCGACGCGACCCGGCCGAAGCTCGGAATCGACGTGTTCATCCCCGCGCGCGGTCGCGGAGCGGCCGCGTCCGGCGACCTCGTCGTTGTCGAGGTCACGGACTGGGGGGAAGAGGGTCCGGGCCCGGCGGGCCGCGTCGAACGCGTGCTCGGGCCTTCCGGAGACTCCGCCGCGGCGGTGCTCGCGATACAGGTGGGATACGGGATCCCCGACGCGTTCCCGGAAGCCGTCGAGGAGGCGGCGACGGCCCTGGCCGCGCGGGGAATCCGGCCGGCGGACCTCCAAGGGCGCGAGGATTGTCGGCGTGACCGCGTGGTCACGATCGACCCCGCCGACGCCTGCGACCACGACGACGCGATCTCCATCGAACGGCTCTCGGGGGGCGCGGCACGGATCGGAATTCACATCGCGGACGTGTCGCACTACGTACGCGAGGGCGACCGGCTCGATGCGGAAGCCTGGGAGCGGGGCACGAGCGTGTACCTCGTCGACCGCGTGCTGCCGATGCTCCCGCACGCGCTGTCGAGCGACCTCTGCTCGCTCGTGCCCGGGGAAGACCGGCTGACGCTGGCCGCTTTCCTCACCGTCGATCGGCGGGGAACGCTTCGGGGGACGCGTTTCGCCCGCGCGGTCATCCGAAGCGCGCACCGCCTCTCCTATGAAGAGGCGCAGGAGGCGTTGGACGGCGAAACGACCCCGGCGACGGAGCGGGATCCGGGCCTGCGCGAGGACCTTCGGGCGCTGCTCGAGGTGAGCCGGGGGTTCTTTGATCGCCGCAGGGCTCGGGGCAGCCTGGACTTCGACCTGCCGGAGTCCAGGGTCGTGCTCGACGAAGAAGGGGCTCCCATCGACGTGCGGCGACGGGAGCGGCTCGATTCCCACCGGCTCATCGAGGACCTGATGATCGCCGCGAATGAAGCGGTGGCGAGCTGGGCGATCGAGGAGGGGGTGCCCGCGCTCTACCGGATCCACGAGGAGCCGAACCCCGAGAAGCTCGACACGCTGCGTCTCCTGGCGGGCGAATTCGGGCTCTCCTTCCCGCAACGGAACCCGCGCCCTCGCGACTTCCAGCGCCTGCTCGACGCGGTGAAGGGCAGGGTGGAGGAACCGATCATCTCCGTCCAGGTGCTGCGGAGCCTCGCCAAGGCCCGCTACGAGACGCGCAACGACGGCCATTTCGGGCTCGCATCGCCGGCGTACCTCCACTTCACGTCGCCCATCCGCCGGTACCCGGACCTCGTCGTCCACCGGCAACTCGCTCGCTGGCTGGCGGGGCCGGCCCGCTCTCGCGAGACCAGCGGGGAATGGCTCTCCGCGACAGCCCGGCACGCCTCGGCGCGCGAAGAGAACGCGGCCCGGGCCGAGCGCGATTCGGTGGAACTCAAGAAGGTCGAGTTCATGGAACGGCATGTCGGAGATCACTTCGACGGTACGATCAGCGCCACGACCCGCTTCGGCTTCTTCGTCCGACTCGACGCGGTCGACATCGAGGGGCTCGTCCATGTGAGCCGCCTCGCCGGGGACCATTATGTGCACGACCGGACGCAGCACGCGCTCCGGGGCCGTCGCACGCGGAGAAGCTACCGGCTCGGCGACGCCGTGGAGGTTCAGGTCGTCCGCGTGGATCGCGAGGCGCTGCGGGTCGATTTCGACCTGGTGTAGTGTCGTCCGGGAAAGTTCGCCTTCCGCGCGGTAACGTGGTCTATTTACGGTCGGCCAATACACCCCATGCGGACCCAACGCCTGCGCGGAGGGCCTGGAGCCGAGAATGACGGAGCTCGTGAGACAGAAAGAACGCGCCGAGGCGCTGCGCGGCCGGCTCGATGAGCTACGGGGGTATCTTTGAGATCTTCGAGAAGCTGACCCGCATCGACGAACTCGAGAAGAAAATGGCGGCCCCCGACTTCTGGAACGACCGCGAGGGCGCGAAAGAGGTCATCGGCGAGGCGAACCTTCTCAAGAGCTGGACCCGTCCATGGGCGGACTGCTCCGCCCGAGTGGACGATCTGTTCGAGATGACGCTTCTGTTGGAGGACGAGGACGACGCGGAGCTGGAGGCGGAACTCGAAGCGGGACTCGGGCGTACGGAGGCGGAGGCCGCCCGCCTGGAGTCGCGGAACATGCTGCGGGGCGAGGACGCCCACCGCAGCGCGCTCGTCACGATCAACCCGGGCGCCGGCGGCACGGAGTCGCAGGACTGGGCCCAGATGCTCATGCGCATGTACGTGCGCTGGGCGGAACAGCACGGCTACGACGTCGAGGTCATGGATCTCCTTCCGGCCGAGGAGGCGGGGATCAAGTCGGCCACGCTCGATGTGGATGGACAGTTCGCCTACGGGTATCTCTCGGCCGAACGGGGGGTCCACCGCCTCGTGCGCATCTCCCCCTTCGACTCGCAGCGACGCCGCCACACGTCGTTCGCGTCGGTCTTCGTCTATCCGGTCGTGGACGAGGACATTGAAGTCGCGGTCAACGAAGAGGAACTCCGGGTCGACACCTTCCGCGCATCCGGAGCGGGCGGCCAACACGTGAACAAGACGGACTCCGCCGTGCGGATCACGCATCTCCCGACGGGTATCGTCGTCTCGTGCCAACAGGAGCGCAGCCAGCACAAGAACAAGTCCAAGGCGATGAAGATGCTGCAGGCGGCCCTCTACCAGCGGGCCGTCGAAGAGCGGGAAGCGCGCCGGGCCGAACTGGAGGGGGCGAAGACGCGGATCGAATGGGGCCGGCAGATCCGGTCCTACGTCCTGCAGCCCTACAAGATGGTCAAGGACCACCGGACGAACCTCGAGGTCGGCAACGTCGACGCCGTGCTGGACGGCGAGATCGACGGTTTCATCCAGGCGTTTCTTCAGGAATCCGGCAAGACGAACGCATGAAGGGCCCTCCGCGCGACTCCGACTCCCCGGGATTCCGGGACGCCGCCCGCTGGTACGCGTCGAAGGATCGGCCGAAGCCCGTAAGGGACCGCTTCGCGAAGCTCGCCCGGCTGCGCGAACTCGGCGTGGAACCCTACGGCCACGCCTTCGACCGTTCCCACGACCTGCGCAGCGCCTTCGCGGCGTTCGAGGAGGCGGAGGCCGCGACCGACGGGGCGGCGGACGGGGCGACGGACGGGGCGACGGACGGTGGGGATCCCCGCGAACTCGGGGGCGTCCGCGTTGCGGGCCGCATCCTCTCCTATCGGGACCTGGGAGGGAGCGCCTTCGCGCATATCGGCGACCGCGACGGGCGGCTGCAGATCCACTTCCGGCGCAACGTCCTGGGCGATGAGGGCTCGGCGCTCATGGATCTGCTCGACCTCGGCGACTGGGTCGGCGTCGAGGGGACCGTCTTCCGCACCCGGCGCGGCGAAGTCACCGTTCGCGCGGAATCCCTCCACCTCCTGACGAAGACCCTCCGTCCGCTTCCGTTCGGGAAGGAGGAGGTCGCCGAGGATGGGCGGCGGGTCGTGCACAGCGGATTCAGGGATCCGGCTTCGCGCTACCGGCAGCGGTACGCGGACCTGGCGGTGAATCCGGAGGTCCGCGAGGTGTTCCGGATCCGGGCCAGGGTCGTCACGGAACTCCGCCGCTGGCTCGACGCGCGCGACTTCCTTGAGGTGGAGACGCCGATCCTGCAGCCGCTCTACGGGGGCGCGCTCGCCCGGCCGTTCTCCACGTACCACCATCGGCTCGACCGGAAGATGTTCCTGCGGATCGCGGACGAACTCTATCTGAAGCGGCTCATCGTCGGGAACCTCGACCGGGTGTACGAGATCGGGCACGACTTCCGGAACGAGGGGATCGACCGCACGCACAACCCCGAGTTCACGATGCTCGAGTTGTACTCCGCGTTCGCCGACTACGAGGACGTGATGGAGCTCACGGAGACGATGCTCGGCGACGTCGCCCGGGAGGTGATGGGGACGACGCGCTTCGAGTACGACGGGACGGTCGTCGACCTCGCCGCACCCTGGACCCGGGTCCGCTGGGATGAGGCGTTCTCGGAGGCCACGGGGCTCGATCCGCGGCGGGCCGAGGAGGAGGATCTCCGCGCCCTCGCGAAGGAGACCGGGCGCGCCGACGCGGACGACCTCTCGCGCGTCCAGCTCCTGGATACGCTGTTCTCGGACCGGGTCGAAGGCCGGATCACGGACCCGGTCTTCGTGTACGGTCACCCGATCGAGATGAGCCCGCTCGCGAAACCGATGCGGGGAGAGCCGGAGTTCGCGGAGCGGTTCGAGGTCATCGTGTGCGGTTTCGAGCTCGTGAACGCGTTCAGCGAACTCAACGACCCGGCGGATCAGTGGAACCGGTTCGCGGCGCAACAACGCCTGAGGGAAGCCGGCGACCAGGAGGCGATGGAGATCGACGAAGACTACGTGCGGGCGCTGGAATACGGGCTGCCGCCGACCGGCGGGTTCGGCCTCGGGGTCGACCGCCTCGTGATGCTGTTCACGGGGCAGACATCGATTCGCGACGTCGTTCTCTTCCCCATCCTGCGTCCCGAGGAAGGACGCTCATGAGCCGGGGACAGGGGCGTTTCGAGCGGTTCGTCGCCCGGCGTTATCTGCGCGGGACCGGGCGTCGCTCGTCGGTCTTCGGCGTATTCCGGGCCATCGGCCGCTTTCTCCGCCGGCCGTGGCGACCCCTCGCGGGGGCCGGCTCCGTGGACGAAAAAGACTCAAGGCTCGTCGCCTTCATCTCGAGTCTCGCCGTGGGGGGCGTCGCGGTCGGCGTGATGGCGCTCATCGTCGTGATCGGCGTCCTCAACGGCCTCCAGGAGAGCCTCAGGGACCGGATCCTGAGCGGCGGACCGCATGCGCACGTGATGGAACTCGACAACGGCTTCCAGATGGACGACTGGGAGACGGTGCTCGAGCGGGTCCGACAGGACGAGGATGTGATCGCGGCTTCCCCGTTCGCCTTCAACAAGGTCATCCTCACCCAGGAGGGCGACCGTTACAACGAATCCGTCGTGCTGCGCGGGATCCCGAACGACCCGGAGGGGATGCGGATCGCCGGGCTGATGGAGCACCTCATCATCGGGGAGCCGCCCTTCGGCCCGACGGAATCCGGAAACCCGGGCATCGTGGTGGGACGCGGCCTCGCGCAGAAGATGGGTCTTTACCAGGGGAAGGTCATCGTCGCGGCGTCCACCCGGGACGCGACGCTCTCGGCTGCGGGGCTCTCGGCCGCGCTCCGACGCTTCGAGGTCACGGGGATCTTCCAGACGGGGCTCTATCAGTACGACGACGAGCTCGCGATGGCCCCGCTCGCCGAGACGCAGACCCTGTTCGGACTCGGCGAGTCCGTGACCGGGATCGAGTTCGACGTCGGCGATCCGTGGGACGCGACGGAAGTATCCGCGCGGCTGGAGGAGGCGCTCGGCTGGCCCTACCGGGTGGAGGGCTGGCAGGAACTCAACCGGAGCCTCTTCTCCGCGCTGCGACTCGAGAAGCTCGGCATGGCCGTCGTCCTCATCCTCATCGTCCTCGTCGCTTCGTTCAACATCGTCTCGACGCTCGTGATGATGGTCGCCGACCGCACGCGCGAGATCGGCATCCTCCGCTCGATGGGGGTGACGTCGCGGGGCGTCGGCAAGGTCTTCACCAACATGGGGCTCTTCATCGGTGTCGTCGGCACCACGATCGGGGCCGGCCTCGGAGCCCTCCTCGCCTGGGCGCTGACCCGCTACGAGTTCATCACGCTCCCCAGCGATGTCTACTTCATCGACCGGCTGCCGATTTCGCTCGCGCCGCTCGATGTCACGCTGATCGTCCTCGGATCGCTGCTCATCTCCTACCTCGCCACGATCTACCCGGCGCGAAAGGCCGCGGCGCTCGCGCCGGTCGACGCCATCCGGCACGAATGACGGCGGATCGAGAGGTGGAGGCGCCGTCCGCGGTGCGGGCGACCGGGCTCGTCCGGACGTTTCCGAGTCCGGATGGCGGTCTCCTTCCGGTTCTGAAGGGGATCGATCTGACCGTGGACCCGGGAGACGCCCTCGCCATCGTGGGTCCGAGTGGGTCCGGGAAGTCCACGCTGCTACATTTGCTTGGCGCCCTCGACCGGCCGACGGCGGGAGACGTCTGGCTGGGGGGCGAACGGGTGTCGGAACTGGGGGGGGAACGGCTGGCCGAACTCAGGAACCGGTTCGTCGGCTTCGTCTTCCAGTTCCATCACCTGCTGCGCGACTTCACGGCGCTCGAGAACGTGATGCTGCCCCGGTTGATCGCCGGGGCCTCGCGGGAGGAGGCCCGGGACCGGGCCTCGGAACTGCTGGCTCAGGTCGGGCTGGCGGAACGCGCGAGCCACCGGCCGCGCCGGCTCTCCGGCGGCGAGCAGCAGCGGGTCGCGGTGGCGCGGGCGCTGGCGAACGCGCCGCCGCTCGTGCTGGCGGACGAGCCGTCCGGAAACCTGGACGCCGACGCGACGTTGCGCCTGCACGACCTCTTGTTCGAGCTCGTGGACGGGCACGGCGCGGCGCTGGTGGTCGTGACGCACAGCCGCGAACTGGCGGGACGCGCGAGTCGGGTGCTCCGCATCGAGAGCGGCGCACTCGTCACCGCGCCGGTGAACCGCCGGGCGACGTAACGGAGAGACGGGATGGACTGCGAGAACTGCGGGGAGCGCAAGGCGACGATCACGCTTACGGAGATCGAGAACAACGAGATGCGCACGCTCAATCTCTGTTCGACCTGCGCGACGTTGAAGGGCGTGGCGCCCGGCGGCGGATCCGCGCCCATGGCGGATCTGCTCGCGCACCTCGGCGGGAGCGCCGGGGAAAACCTGTTCGACGAGGCCGGCGAGGCCTGCGAGTACTGCGGCACCGGGGCCGGCGACTTCCGCAAATCGGGGAGGTTGGGCTGTCCGCAGTGCTACGCGCAGTTCCACCGCCAGCTCCGTGCGCTCCTCCGCCGGGTGCACGGCTCCTCGCAGCACATGGGCAAGGTGTACGTCAGCACGGCCCCGGACGCGGACCCCGAGCAGGTTCGCCTCTCCACCCTCAGGCGGCGGCTCGAGCGCGCCGTGGAGATCGAGGACTTCGAATCCGCGGCGGACCTCAGAGATGCGATCCACGCGCTGACGGAGGTCTCGTGACGGACGGGTCGGCGGCCGCACCGCT
This sequence is a window from Candidatus Palauibacter polyketidifaciens. Protein-coding genes within it:
- the rnr gene encoding ribonuclease R encodes the protein MRPEVRSRRGDPDHAHRRGETSLTRGGRPPGRGGSRGRGRSRGRGRSRSRPRGRRPISGRLQRIESGAAFVIPDEGDEDIFVRARDLGSAVDGDRVTVRIDDRGRRGPRGIVIEILERAHSRVVGVFHGERGHGWLDATRPKLGIDVFIPARGRGAAASGDLVVVEVTDWGEEGPGPAGRVERVLGPSGDSAAAVLAIQVGYGIPDAFPEAVEEAATALAARGIRPADLQGREDCRRDRVVTIDPADACDHDDAISIERLSGGAARIGIHIADVSHYVREGDRLDAEAWERGTSVYLVDRVLPMLPHALSSDLCSLVPGEDRLTLAAFLTVDRRGTLRGTRFARAVIRSAHRLSYEEAQEALDGETTPATERDPGLREDLRALLEVSRGFFDRRRARGSLDFDLPESRVVLDEEGAPIDVRRRERLDSHRLIEDLMIAANEAVASWAIEEGVPALYRIHEEPNPEKLDTLRLLAGEFGLSFPQRNPRPRDFQRLLDAVKGRVEEPIISVQVLRSLAKARYETRNDGHFGLASPAYLHFTSPIRRYPDLVVHRQLARWLAGPARSRETSGEWLSATARHASAREENAARAERDSVELKKVEFMERHVGDHFDGTISATTRFGFFVRLDAVDIEGLVHVSRLAGDHYVHDRTQHALRGRRTRRSYRLGDAVEVQVVRVDREALRVDFDLV
- a CDS encoding Trm112 family protein — its product is MPLDDRLLEILVCPKCKAELEYRVGEVEEALLCHACGLKFEVDEGIPIMLIDEAKPL
- the era gene encoding GTPase Era — encoded protein: MTFRAGFVAIVGLPNVGKSTLLNTFLGERLAAVTPRAQTTQRRLLGIHSDEASQAVFIDTPGLLEPRYTLHRSMREEALSALEDADLVLAVADAGFEPSLDWAGEFAHSVRVPKILCLNKIDRVEISGREALWARFAGGGWDGVYGTFATKGEGVPELLEALSARLPESPPLYPVDELSDAPVRHFVAEMIRETCLEELADEVPYAVAIRIEEFRVRKGGRPTYIEALIHVEKESQKGIVVGAGGRTIRKLGSRSRRKIERFLGGQIYLRLRVKVLPNWRKKTHHLRVLGFRVPARES
- a CDS encoding ABC transporter ATP-binding protein, which codes for MTADREVEAPSAVRATGLVRTFPSPDGGLLPVLKGIDLTVDPGDALAIVGPSGSGKSTLLHLLGALDRPTAGDVWLGGERVSELGGERLAELRNRFVGFVFQFHHLLRDFTALENVMLPRLIAGASREEARDRASELLAQVGLAERASHRPRRLSGGEQQRVAVARALANAPPLVLADEPSGNLDADATLRLHDLLFELVDGHGAALVVVTHSRELAGRASRVLRIESGALVTAPVNRRAT
- the prfB gene encoding peptide chain release factor 2 (programmed frameshift), which produces MTELVRQKERAEALRGRLDELRGYLEIFEKLTRIDELEKKMAAPDFWNDREGAKEVIGEANLLKSWTRPWADCSARVDDLFEMTLLLEDEDDAELEAELEAGLGRTEAEAARLESRNMLRGEDAHRSALVTINPGAGGTESQDWAQMLMRMYVRWAEQHGYDVEVMDLLPAEEAGIKSATLDVDGQFAYGYLSAERGVHRLVRISPFDSQRRRHTSFASVFVYPVVDEDIEVAVNEEELRVDTFRASGAGGQHVNKTDSAVRITHLPTGIVVSCQQERSQHKNKSKAMKMLQAALYQRAVEEREARRAELEGAKTRIEWGRQIRSYVLQPYKMVKDHRTNLEVGNVDAVLDGEIDGFIQAFLQESGKTNA
- a CDS encoding ABC transporter permease — translated: MSRGQGRFERFVARRYLRGTGRRSSVFGVFRAIGRFLRRPWRPLAGAGSVDEKDSRLVAFISSLAVGGVAVGVMALIVVIGVLNGLQESLRDRILSGGPHAHVMELDNGFQMDDWETVLERVRQDEDVIAASPFAFNKVILTQEGDRYNESVVLRGIPNDPEGMRIAGLMEHLIIGEPPFGPTESGNPGIVVGRGLAQKMGLYQGKVIVAASTRDATLSAAGLSAALRRFEVTGIFQTGLYQYDDELAMAPLAETQTLFGLGESVTGIEFDVGDPWDATEVSARLEEALGWPYRVEGWQELNRSLFSALRLEKLGMAVVLILIVLVASFNIVSTLVMMVADRTREIGILRSMGVTSRGVGKVFTNMGLFIGVVGTTIGAGLGALLAWALTRYEFITLPSDVYFIDRLPISLAPLDVTLIVLGSLLISYLATIYPARKAAALAPVDAIRHE
- a CDS encoding UvrB/UvrC motif-containing protein, which translates into the protein MDCENCGERKATITLTEIENNEMRTLNLCSTCATLKGVAPGGGSAPMADLLAHLGGSAGENLFDEAGEACEYCGTGAGDFRKSGRLGCPQCYAQFHRQLRALLRRVHGSSQHMGKVYVSTAPDADPEQVRLSTLRRRLERAVEIEDFESAADLRDAIHALTEVS
- the lysS gene encoding lysine--tRNA ligase yields the protein MKGPPRDSDSPGFRDAARWYASKDRPKPVRDRFAKLARLRELGVEPYGHAFDRSHDLRSAFAAFEEAEAATDGAADGATDGATDGGDPRELGGVRVAGRILSYRDLGGSAFAHIGDRDGRLQIHFRRNVLGDEGSALMDLLDLGDWVGVEGTVFRTRRGEVTVRAESLHLLTKTLRPLPFGKEEVAEDGRRVVHSGFRDPASRYRQRYADLAVNPEVREVFRIRARVVTELRRWLDARDFLEVETPILQPLYGGALARPFSTYHHRLDRKMFLRIADELYLKRLIVGNLDRVYEIGHDFRNEGIDRTHNPEFTMLELYSAFADYEDVMELTETMLGDVAREVMGTTRFEYDGTVVDLAAPWTRVRWDEAFSEATGLDPRRAEEEDLRALAKETGRADADDLSRVQLLDTLFSDRVEGRITDPVFVYGHPIEMSPLAKPMRGEPEFAERFEVIVCGFELVNAFSELNDPADQWNRFAAQQRLREAGDQEAMEIDEDYVRALEYGLPPTGGFGLGVDRLVMLFTGQTSIRDVVLFPILRPEEGRS